A window of Gammaproteobacteria bacterium genomic DNA:
GAGGTGAAATTAGTGTAATTATACAGCCACTCAAAAATTTTGGTATCGAGACTCTCACATATTCTCGATATTATGATACCGGAAGAGAAATTCTCTTGACAAATAACCCATCCTGGTATGACGAATATTTTCAAGTTCATCATTCATATGAGGAAAATAACGTATCAAATTCAGAAATTCAGTATCTCAAAAATAATAGAACGTCCTCCACATACAAACAAATCGATGAGAAGAATCGCTTAAGCATGATAAGATACCTCACAAATTACCGTGAGATATTCACATTCTCTGGCGATTCTTCTAATGAACACTTGAAGTCTTTTTATATAAATAATATGGAATTATTCGACGCATTCATTCTCTATTTCGAAGAGCGAGCGGAGACAATTTTAAGTTTCTACGCTAAAAAGCAAATCAAATTTTCATCAAATAATAAGCACCTTGAAAAGACTATTCATCAAGAATATCCATCACACTATGATTTAAAAAACTTAGCCATAGCAGAGATGAAAACACAGCAATATATTATTAAGGGGCGAAAAATAAAAATATCTAGAAGAGAGATTGAGTGTTTAGCCTTATTCCATTCTGGATACACTGCAAAAGAATCTGCTAAGTTACTAGGACTTTCTTTTCGAACGATTGAAAAATATTTTGAGGTTATAAAGGATAAATTAAATTGCCTATCCAAAAGAGATGCTTTAAAATTACTAATAGCTGACGGATTCCCTCAAAATGTTTTGAACTATTATTTAGTTACAGCTACAGATAATACAGCACCCTAATACAGCTGGCATAATATGCCTATTAAGCCTGGCTGTAGGAATCGTCTAATATTTCACTATTGATCAAATTTTAGTTTTCAACCAATAAATCGACGGGTACTTTACTTAAAACGCCAGGCACCTCTTTAACTAATTTTGGCACTAAATAACCTGGCAATAGCTGTGAAAGCTGCCAGTGAATTTCACGAGCGCGAGAAATCTCTACATCAAAATGCGCACTACCCAC
This region includes:
- a CDS encoding LuxR C-terminal-related transcriptional regulator, which produces MFESQKFTDDEYSAYHDKDFSAYNESAILLNDKMLTMTFFRFRHRQLRDDSTKSAALNQLEIPYNMRGEISVIIQPLKNFGIETLTYSRYYDTGREILLTNNPSWYDEYFQVHHSYEENNVSNSEIQYLKNNRTSSTYKQIDEKNRLSMIRYLTNYREIFTFSGDSSNEHLKSFYINNMELFDAFILYFEERAETILSFYAKKQIKFSSNNKHLEKTIHQEYPSHYDLKNLAIAEMKTQQYIIKGRKIKISRREIECLALFHSGYTAKESAKLLGLSFRTIEKYFEVIKDKLNCLSKRDALKLLIADGFPQNVLNYYLVTATDNTAP